Proteins encoded in a region of the Acipenser ruthenus chromosome 11, fAciRut3.2 maternal haplotype, whole genome shotgun sequence genome:
- the LOC117426575 gene encoding acetyl-CoA carboxylase 2-like isoform X6, with product MIIAVLTGFFILLLIWKVMEDQLKLVVSGKNGDVDQVSNPGKQTEPDPPPESETTCTSALPSSQPNSTVVSKQAEPTASTTSIAKGESPENASLPPLGQTHQLQASTSARLQNSSSRAAVQPSPGHAQDAPGFPHKAALRRERLKFVIGSSEDNSSDDELGMLDQRDGEASRPAPSSSSVVPVSPLAAPRKTLAPKTMRPSMSGLHLMKKGREHNRMDLHRDFTVASPAEFVTRFGGDRVIEKVLIANNGIAAVKCMRSIRRWSYEMFRNERAIRFVVMVTPEDLKANAEYIKMADHYVPVPGGANNNNYANVELIVDIAKRIPVQAVWAGWGHASENPKLPELLQKCGIAFLGPPSKAMWALGDKVASSIVAQSADIPTLPWTGSGLTVEWTEEDQRLGNVISVPTEVYARGCIGDVDEGLAEAEKIGYPVMIKASEGGGGKGIRRVDSSEDFAGFYRQVQAEVPGSPIFVMQLAEHARHLEVQILADQYGNAISLFGRDCSIQRRHQKIIEEAPATIAASPVFEYMEQCAVRLAKMVGYVSAGTVEYLYAEDGNFHFLELNPRLQVEHPCTEMIADVNLPAAQLQIAMGIPLHRIKDIRALYGEKPWGDSPINFQTPANAPSPRGHVIAARITSENPDEGFKPSSGTVQELNFRSSKNVWGYFSVGAAGGLHEFADSQFGHCFSWGENREEAISNMVVAMKELSIRGDFRTTVEYLIKLLETESFQNNDTDTGWLDHLIAEKVQAERPDTMLGVVCGSLHVADAGFRKSMSDFLHSLERGQVLPAYSLLNTVDVELIYDGVKYSLQVARQALTTYVIIMNCSHIEIDVHRLSDGGLLLSYDGCSYTTYMKEEVDRYRITIGNKTSVFEKEKDPTVLRSPSAGKLLQYMVQDGGHLFAGNCYAEIEVMKMVMALTVQESGCVHYVKRPGAVLDSGCIVAKLELDDSTSLHPVQLYTGTLPPQQTLATIGEKLHQVFHNVLENLVKVMDGFCLPDPYFSNKLKEWVRTLMKTLRDPSLPLLELQEIMTSVSGRIPASVEKAIRKVMAQYASNITSVLCQFPSQLIANILDSHAATLQKKADREVFFMNTQSIVQLVQRYRSGIRGYMKSVLLDLLRRYLQVETQFEQAHFDKCVRNLREQYKPDMTPVLECIFSHSQVAKKNVLVTMLIDQICSRDPTLADELMVILDELTQLSKTENSKVALRARQALIASHLPSYELRHNQVESIFLSAIDMYGHQFCPENLKKLILSETSIFDVLPNFFYHSNQVVCMAALEVYVRRAYIAYELNSLQHHQLQGGTCVVDFQFMLPSSHPNSVVVPSVFLALRSYIADKGSSPTLNRMAVPVSAGSAGHFEMSRQGSELYMEGSLSPPCQRMGAMVAFQSFEEFVRSFDEVISCFAEPLMDSPMFSEARSTFYDEEDCKSVREDPIHIINIAIKSSAEQEDDALVKDFSTYCQSKKSILFEYGIRRITFLVAQKREFPKFFTFRARDQFQEDRIYRNLEPALAFQLELNRMRNFDLTAMPCSNHKMYQYLGAARVEEGTEITDYRFFIRAIIRHSDLITKEASFEYLQNEGERLLLEAMDELEVAFNNTTVRTDCNHIFLNFVPTVIMDPSKIEESVRSMVMRYRFLTVCSSSPCPRSRSRCALW from the exons ATGATTATCGCTGTCCTGACAGGATTCTTCATACTGCTGTTGATTTGGAAAGTCATGGAGGACCAGCTAAAGCTGGTGGTTTCAGGAAAGAATGGGGACGTGGATCAGGTCTCTAACCCAGGGAAGCAGACGGAGCCTGACCCCCCGCCTGAATCAGAGACTACCTGTACCTCAGCACTACCTTCTTCCCAACCCAATTCCACTGTCGTCAGCAAGCAGGCTGAACCAACTGCATCTACTACCTCAATAGCAAAGGGAGAATCTCCTGAAAATGCATCACTTCCACCTCTGGGGCAAACACACCAGCTACAGGCATCCACGTCGGCCAGGCTTCAGAACTCATCAAGCAGAGCGGCGGTACAGCCCAGCCCAGGCCACGCTCAGGATGCACCCGGGTTCCCACACAAGGCAGCCTTGAGACGGGAGCGTCTCAAGTTCGTTATCGGCTCCTCGGAAGATAACTCCTCGGATGACGAGCTGGGCATGTTGGATCAGAGAGATGGGGAAGCATCGCGGCCGGCGCCCAGCAGCTCCTCTGTGGTGCCGGTGTCCCCACTGGCAGCCCCCCGCAAGACACTGGCACCAAAAACCATGAG GCCCAGCATGTCGGGCCTGCACCTGATGAAGAAGGGGAGGGAGCACAACAGGATGGATCTGCACAGAGACTTCACTGTCGCCTCGCCCGCGGAGTTCGTCACGCGATTCGGGGGCGACCGCGTCATCGAGAAG GTCCTGATAGCTAACAATGGCATTGCGGCTGTGAAGTGCATGCGCTCCATTCGTCGGTGGTCCTATGAGATGTTCCGGAACGAGAGGGCCATTCGATTTGTCGTCATGGTTACGCCCGAGGACCTGAAGGCCAATGCAG AGTATATAAAAATGGCAGACCACTATGTGCCAGTGCCCGGTGGGGCCAACAACAATAACTACGCCAATGTGGAGCTGATTGTGGACATTGCTAAGAGAATCCCAGTACAG GCTGTGTGGGCCGGATGGGGACATGCTTCAGAGAATCCCAAACTCCCAGAGTTGCTGCAGAAATGTGGGATAGCCTTCCTAG GACCACCCAGCAAGGCTATGTGGGCGTTAGGAGACAAAGTAGCTTCTTCCATAGTGGCCCAGAGTGCTGACATTCCTACCCTGCCATGGACTGGATCTG GTCTCACCGTGGAGTGGACAGAGGAGGACCAGAGACTAGGCAATGTGATCAGTGTCCCCACAGAGGTGTACGCACGGGGCTGCATCGGAGACGTCGACGAAGGACTGGCG GAGGCAGAGAAAATCGGCTACCCTGTGATGATAAAAGCTTCTGAAGGAGGCGGAGGAAAAGGAATCAGAAGAGTGGACAGTTCGGAAGACTTTGCTGGCTTCTACCGACAG GTGCAGGCGGAGGTGCCTGGCTCGCCCATCTTCGTGATGCAGCTTGCTGAGCACGCACGGCACTTGGAGGTCCAGATCCTAGCTGACCAGTACGGGAATGCCATCTCTCTCTTCGGACGTGACTGCTCCATCCAGCGCCGGCATCAGAAAATCATTGAGGAGGCCCCAGCAACCATAGCAGCTTCCCCAGTGTTTGAGTACATGGAGCAG TGTGCAGTTCGCCTGGCTAAGATGGTGGGCTATGTGAGTGCTGGGACCGTGGAGTACCTCTATGCAGAAGATGGAAACTTCCACTTCCTGGAGCTGAACCCCCGCCTGCAGGTGGAGCACCCCTGTACTGAGATGATAGCGGACGTGAACTTACCTGCAGCCCAACTCCAG ATCGCAATGGGAATCCCCCTCCACAGGATTAAGGATATCCGGGCTCTGTATGGAGAGAAACCCTGGGGGGACTCGCCCATCAACTTCCAGACCCCAGCCAACGCTCCCAGTCCACGGGGCCACGTCATCGCAGCCCGGATCACCAGCGAGAACCCTGATGAG GGCTTCAAGCCGAGCTCGGGGACAGTGCAGGAACTGAATTTCCGTAGCAGTAAGAATGTCTGGGGCTACTTCAGCGTTGGGGCCGCTGGAGGGCTCCACGAGTTTGCAGATTCTCAGTTCGGCCACTGCTTCTCCTGGGGGGAGAATCGAGAAGAAGCCATTTC GAACATGGTGGTAGCCATGAAGGAGCTGTCTATCCGCGGGGACTTCCGAACAACAGTGGAGTacctgatcaaactcctggagaCCGAGAGCTTCCAGAACAATGACACTGACACCGGCTGGCTCGATCATCTCATCGCAGAGAAAGTGCAG GCTGAAAGGCCAGACACCATGCTGGGGGTGGTGTGTGGATCATTGCATGTTGCAGACGCCGGCTTCAGAAAGAGCATGTCCGATTTCCTGCATTCGCTTGAGAG AGGCCAGGTCCTTCCTGCTTACAGTCTGCTGAACACTGTCGATGTGGAGCTGATCTATGATGGGGTGAAGTACTCCCTGCAG GTAGCTCGGCAGGCCCTGACCACATACGTGATCATCATGAACTGCTCCCACATTGAGATCGACGTCCACAGGCTGAGCGATGGAGGGCTCCTGCTCTCTTACGATGGCTGCAGCTACACCACGTACATGAAGGAAGAAGTGGACAG GTATCGCATCACTATTGGCAACAAGACCAGTGTCTTTGAGAAGGAAAAGGACCCCACTGTGCTCaggtctccctctgctggtaaaCTCCTGCAGTACATGGTGCAGGATGGGGGCCATCTCTTCGCTGGGAACTGCTATGCCGAGATTGAG GTGATGAAGATGGTGATGGCCCTGACAGTGCAGGAGTCTGGCTGCGTGCACTACGTGAAGAGGCCCGGCGCCGTGCTGGATTCAGGGTGCATAGTCGCTAAGCTGGAGCTGGATGACTCCACCAGTCTGCACCCT GTACAGCTGTACACGGGGACCCTGCCCCCCCAGCAGACTCTGGCCACCATTGGGGAGAAGCTCCATCAGGTGTTCCACAACGTCCTGGAGAACCTGGTCAAGGTCATGGACGGCTTCTGCCTGCCGGATCCCTACTTCAGCAACAAG ctgAAGGAGTGGGTGCGGACGCTGATGAAGACTCTCCGagacccctccctccccctgctgGAGCTCCAGGAGATCATGACCAGTGTCTCTGGACGAATCCCAGCATCCGTGGAGAAGGCAATCCGCAAGGTGATGGCCCAGTACGCCAGCAACATCACCTCTGTGCTCTGCCAGTTCCCCAGCCAGCTG ATAGCGAATATACTGGACAGCCACGCTGCCACCCTGCAGAAAAAGGCTGATCGAGAGGTCTTCTTTATGAACACACAGAGTATTGTGCAGCTGGTGCAGAG GTACCGCAGTGGCATCCGAGGCTACATGAAATCTGTGTTGTTGGATCTGTTGCGCAGGTACCTGCAGGTGGAAACACAGTTTGAGCAAG CTCACTTTGATAAATGTGTGAGAAATCTGAGAGAGCAGTACAAGCCAGACATGACCCCGGTGCTCGAGTGCATCTTTTCTCACTCCCAAGTCGCGAAGAAGAATGTTTTGGTCACAATGCTTATT GACCAGATTTGCAGCAGGGACCCGACTCTGGCTGATGAGCTGATGGTGATTTTGGATGAGCTCACTCAGCTCAGCAAGACTGAGAACTCCAAAGTGGCCCTGAGAGCCAGACAG GCTTTGATTGCATCCCACCTGCCCTCCTATGAGCTGAGACACAACCAGGTGGAGTCCATCTTCCTCTCTGCCATCGATATGTACGGACACCAGTTCTGCCCTGAAAACCTCAAG AAACTGATCCTGTCCGAGACGTCTATTTTTGACGTTCTGCCCAATTTCTTCTACCACAGTAACCAGGTGGTGTGCATGGCAGCTCTGGAG GTGTATGTGAGAAGAGCTTACATTGCCTATGAGCTCAACAGCCTCCAGCACCACCAGCTGCAGGGAGGCACCTGTGTGGTGGACTTCCAGTTCATGCTGCCCTCGTCCCATCCCAATAG TGTCGTCGTTCCCAGTGTGTTTCTCGCTCTGAGGTCGTATATAGCAGACAA AGGAAGCAGCCCTACTCTGAACAG GATGGCAGTCCCGGTCAGTGCTGGCAGTGCTGGTCACTTCGAGATGAGCCGCCAGGGCAGTGAGCTGTACATGGAAGGCAGCCTCTCCCCCCCTTGCCAGAGGATGGGAGCCATGGTCGCCTTTCAGAGCTTTGAAGAGTTTGTGCG GAGCTTTGATGAGGTGATCTCTTGTTTCGCTGAACCCCTGATGGATAGCCCAATGTTCAGTGAGGCACGATCCACTTTCTATGATGAAGAGGACTGTAAG AGTGTAAGGGAGGACCCCATCCACATCATCAATATTGCTATCAAGTCATCTGCTGAGCAGGAGGACGATGCGCTAGTGAAGGATTTCAGCACTTACTGTCAGTCGAAG AAATCCATTCTCTTTGAGTATGGAATCCGAAGGATCACATTTTTGGTTGCACAGAAG AGAGAATTTCCAAAGTTTTTCACCTTCCGCGCAAGAGACCAG TTCCAGGAGGACCGTATTTACCGGAACCTGGAGCCGGCGCTGGCCTTCCAGCTGGAGCTGAACCGCATGCGCAACTTCGACCTGACGGCCATGCCCTGCTCCAACCACAAGATGTACCAGTACCTGGGGGCCGCGCGCGTGGAGGAGGGCACGGAGATCACAGACTACCGCTTCTTCATACGGGCCATCATCCGCCACTCCGACCTCATCACCAAG GAAGCCTCGTTCGAGTACCTGCAGAACGAGGGTGAGCGGCTGCTGCTGGAGGCCATGGATGAGCTGGAGGTGGCCTTCAATAACACCACGGTCCGCACCGACTGCAACCATATCTTCCTCAACTTCGTCCCCACCGTCATCATGGACCCCTCCAAG ATCGAGGAGTCGGTGCGCTCTATGGTGATGCGCTACAGGTTTTTAACTGTGTGCTCCTCTTCTCCCTGTCCCAGATCGAGGAGTCGGTGCGCTCTATGGTGA
- the LOC117426556 gene encoding uracil-DNA glycosylase-like isoform X1 → MLNVGLLRYVCKSRVGAGRLDTLTIFLPRCLTDYTKVTPVKRLKPEENEAPLSPPLSPEQLDRIERNKRAALERLAARNVPEGFGVSWRKALSAEFGKPYFIRLMAFVAAEQRRHTIYPPQKQIFSWTQVCDIQDVKVVILGQDPYHGPNQAHGLCFSVQKPVPPPPSLENMYKELAADIEGFEHPGHGDLTGWAKQGVLLLNAVLTVRAHQANSHKDRGWEQFTDSVVQWLNKNQEGLVFMLWGAYAQKKGFSIDRKRHHVLQAVHPSPLSAHRGFFGCKHFSKTNERLQKSGKKPIDWTAL, encoded by the exons ATGTTAAATGTTGGTTTGTTGCGTTATGTCTGCAAATCCAGGGTAGGTGCGGGTCGACTCGACACACTTACTATTTTCTTACCTCGCTGCCTCACTGACTATACTAAGGTGACGCCGGTAAAGAGACTGAAACCCGAGGAAAATGAGGCACCGCTTTCCCCTCCGCTTAGCCCGGAGCAGCTGGACCGAATCGAGAGGAACAAACGCGCGGCTCTGGAGAGGCTAGCGGCCAGGAACGTCCCTGAGGGCTTCGGAGTCAGCTGGCGGAAGGCTCTGAGCGCAGAGTTTGGCAAACCTTATTTTATCAGG TTAATGGCGTTTGTAGCAGCGGAGCAAAGACGTCATACCATCTATCCTCCCCAGAAACAGATCTTTAGCTGGACTCAAGTGTGTGACATCCAAGAC GTTAAAGTTGTGATCTTGGGCCAAGATCCGTACCACGGTCCCAATCAAGCACATGGCTTGTGTTTCAGTGTACAGAAGCCGGTCCCGCCTCCACCCAG CCTGGAAAACATGTACAAGGAACTGGCTGCAGATATTGAAGGGTTTGAGCACCCAGGGCACGGGGACCTGACCGGATGGGCCAAACAAG GTGTCCTACTCCTCAATGCGGTGCTGACAGTGCGTGCACACCAGGCCAATTCACACAAGGACCGGGGCTGGGAGCAGTTCACTGACTCTGTGGTGCAGTGgctgaacaaaaaccaggaaggCCTGGTCTTCATGCTGTGGGGGGCTTACGCACAGAAGAAGGGCTTCTCCATTGACAGG AAGCGACACCATGTGCTGCAGGCAGTgcacccctcccctctctctgccCACAGAGGATTCTTCGGCTGCAAGCACTTCTCCAAGACTAACGAGCGGCTCCAGAAATCAGGGAAGAAGCCCATCGACTGgacagcactgtga
- the LOC117426556 gene encoding uracil-DNA glycosylase-like isoform X2, protein MIGQKTINAYFRPATQKRALDENEDNNRVVTPVKRLKPEENEAPLSPPLSPEQLDRIERNKRAALERLAARNVPEGFGVSWRKALSAEFGKPYFIRLMAFVAAEQRRHTIYPPQKQIFSWTQVCDIQDVKVVILGQDPYHGPNQAHGLCFSVQKPVPPPPSLENMYKELAADIEGFEHPGHGDLTGWAKQGVLLLNAVLTVRAHQANSHKDRGWEQFTDSVVQWLNKNQEGLVFMLWGAYAQKKGFSIDRKRHHVLQAVHPSPLSAHRGFFGCKHFSKTNERLQKSGKKPIDWTAL, encoded by the exons ATGATTGGACAGAAAACGATCAATGCCTATTTCAGACCCGCTACACAGAAAAGGGCTTTGGATGAAAACGAAGATAATAATAGAGTG GTGACGCCGGTAAAGAGACTGAAACCCGAGGAAAATGAGGCACCGCTTTCCCCTCCGCTTAGCCCGGAGCAGCTGGACCGAATCGAGAGGAACAAACGCGCGGCTCTGGAGAGGCTAGCGGCCAGGAACGTCCCTGAGGGCTTCGGAGTCAGCTGGCGGAAGGCTCTGAGCGCAGAGTTTGGCAAACCTTATTTTATCAGG TTAATGGCGTTTGTAGCAGCGGAGCAAAGACGTCATACCATCTATCCTCCCCAGAAACAGATCTTTAGCTGGACTCAAGTGTGTGACATCCAAGAC GTTAAAGTTGTGATCTTGGGCCAAGATCCGTACCACGGTCCCAATCAAGCACATGGCTTGTGTTTCAGTGTACAGAAGCCGGTCCCGCCTCCACCCAG CCTGGAAAACATGTACAAGGAACTGGCTGCAGATATTGAAGGGTTTGAGCACCCAGGGCACGGGGACCTGACCGGATGGGCCAAACAAG GTGTCCTACTCCTCAATGCGGTGCTGACAGTGCGTGCACACCAGGCCAATTCACACAAGGACCGGGGCTGGGAGCAGTTCACTGACTCTGTGGTGCAGTGgctgaacaaaaaccaggaaggCCTGGTCTTCATGCTGTGGGGGGCTTACGCACAGAAGAAGGGCTTCTCCATTGACAGG AAGCGACACCATGTGCTGCAGGCAGTgcacccctcccctctctctgccCACAGAGGATTCTTCGGCTGCAAGCACTTCTCCAAGACTAACGAGCGGCTCCAGAAATCAGGGAAGAAGCCCATCGACTGgacagcactgtga